In the genome of Colletotrichum lupini chromosome 8, complete sequence, one region contains:
- a CDS encoding acetyltransferase, which produces MTVTRHCSESVGDLGKAGKGRRTSPACRRLVKRQSVEALKNSFRLRYMNVFNESLKSQMLLQFCYTPIYCSKGLYCRSKTWLSSELDSSQADMLVHGLACRGGAVCSSKMPIAGPRQKTHQVTTLSKSVMSSHKISLCCGPSVQRTSMVLRCFRKSKRWKLHPKSSLRAALWPTAMSWLTRNNIPAFWADPHWQLAWCHRTHEYHIMQIAKRTPRNLISDPDTKRHQKAVDSVTGRIVGYARWILPASHAKSIGGAPAWPDAVVPFVSQEEEAEIQRVAVTAHWDPNEESDDLLVPIREAEDEF; this is translated from the exons ATGACGGTCACGCGACACTGTTCTGAGAGCGTTGGAGACTTGGGTAAGGCGGGGAAAGGCAGACGGACTTCTCCAGCCTGTCGCCGTCT GGTGAAGAGGCAGAGTGTTGAGGCTCTTAAGAACAGCTTTCGGCTTCGATACATGAACGTATTCAACGAAAGTCTCAAATCACAGATG CTTCTTCAATTCTGTTACACGCCCATTTATTGTTCCAAAGGACTGTATTGTCGTTCGAAAACTTGGCTGAGCTCCGAGCTAGATAGCAGTCAGGCTGACATGTTGGTTCATGGCCTGGCATGCAGGGGTGGTGCTGTATGCAGTTCCAAAATGCCGATAGCCGGGCCACGGCAGAAAACCCACCAAGTGACCACGTTGTCCAAAAGTGTCATGAGCTCCCACAAGATATCGCTTTGCTGCGGTCCTTCTGTCCAAAGAACCAGCATGGTCTTGCGCTGTTTTCGCAAGTCGAAGCGATGGAAACTACATCCAAAATCATCATTACGGGCTGCACTGTGGCCGACAGCCATGAGCTGGCTGACCAGAAATAACATCCCCGCCTTCTGGGCAGATCCCCACTGGCAGCTCGCCTGGTGCCATCGGACCCATGAGTACCATATCATGCAGATAGCCAAGCGAACGCCGCGAAACCTCATCAGTGACCCCGATACGAAGCGACATCAAAAGGCCGTGGATTCCGTCACCGGGCGAATAGTGGGATATGCTCGGTGGATTCTGCCCGCATCCCACGCCAAGAGCATCGGCGGGGCCCCGGCTTGGCCCGATGCCGTGGTTCCGTTTGTCAGCCAAGAGGAAGAAGCGGAGATCCAGCGCGTTGCCGTGACAGCTCATTGGGATCCTAACGAGGAGTCGGACGATTTGCTTGTCCCTATTCGGGAGGCGGAGGATGAATTCTAA
- a CDS encoding 2-deoxy-D-gluconate 3-dehydrogenase, whose amino-acid sequence MPTILEKLFSLEGRTAVVTGGTRGIGQAMAVSLAEAGSDIILIQRDESNTETKTQVETLGRKSFIYTADLSNQEEVESLSKRILADGHDVSILVTCAGIQRRHPAHKFPMGDWDEVLQVNLKTVWTLCRDFGAYMLTRSPNSINGHRGSIVNVASLVSFQGGITVPAYAAAKGGIAQLTKALSNEWASQGVNVNAIAPGYVATDMNEALINNPERAASILARIPAGRWGTPDDFKGATVFLAGAGSLYVSGELLTVDGGWMGR is encoded by the exons ATGCCGACTATTCTGGAAAAGCTCTTTTCTCTGGAGGGCCGCACAGCCGTGGTCACGGGAGGTACCCGGGGAATTGGCCAGGCCATGGCAGTATCACTTGCAGAAGCAGGATCAGATATCATCCTCATCCAA AGAGACGAAAGCAACACTGAAACGAAAACACAAGTCGAGACCCTGGGCAGAAAAAGCTTCATCTACACAGCAGACCTTTCAAATCAAGAGGAAGTGGAGAGCTTGTCGAAGCGCATCTTAGCCGATGGCCACGATGTCAGCATTCTAGTCACCTGTGCCGGCATTCAACGCAGACATCCCGCGCACAAGTTTCCCATGGGCGACTGGGACGAGGTCCTCCAAGTCAACCTCAAGACAGTCTGGACTCTTTGCCGAGACTTTGGCGCTTACATGCTCACACGCAGCCCCAACTCGATAAACGGCCACCGTGGTAGCATCGTCAACGTGGCGTCGCTCGTCAGCTTCCAGGGAGGCATCACGGTGCCGGCCTACGCAGCGGCCAAGGGCGGCATAGCACAGCTGACCAAGGCGCTGAGCAACGAGTGGGCGAGCCAGGGTGTCAACGTGAATGCCATTGCGCCTGGGTATGTTGCAACAGATATGAATGAGGCGCTGATCAATAATCCGGAGAGGGCGGCAAGTATTCTGGCCAGGATCCCCGCGGGAAGATGGGGTACCCCGGATGACTTCAAGGGTGCCACAGTGTTCCTCGCGGGGGCGGGGAGTTTGTACGTTTCGGGAGAGCTGCTTACTGTCGATGGGGGCTGGATGGGCCGATGA